TGGTTCCAGGACGCGTCGAACGACACCGACGTGGTGAGGGCCACGCGGAGCCGGCGCCCTCCCGCGAGCAGCGGCGGGTACAGGGTCCTGCGGTGGTCGGCGAGGAGGTTGTGCAGGGCGCCGTGCGTCGGCAGCACGCCCTTGGGCCGCCCCGTGGAGCCCGAGGTGAAGATCGCGTAGGCCGGGTGCTCCGGATCGATGGCCACCCCCGGGTCCACCACGGGGCAGCCCGCGAGGACCGCCTCCGTCGCCGGGTCATCGAGCACCAGCCGCTCGACGGAACCCGCCGCGGGCAGCCGCTCCCCGGTACCCGAGTCGGTCACCACCAGCACCGGCCGGGCCTCGCCCAGCATGTGGCCGATCCGCGCGGCGGGGTAGTCCGGATCCACCGGCACATACGCCGCACCCGACTTCAGGACAGCGAGGATCGCCACCACCAACTGGGCCGAACGAGGCACCGCCACCGCGACCAACCGCTCCGGCCCCGCACCACGCGCGATCAGCGCGTGCGCCAACCGGTTCGCCCGCGCCTCCAGCTCCGCATACGTCAGGGACCCGTCCGGCCCCACCACCGCGACCGCGTCCGGACTCGCCTCCACCTGAGCCCGGAACACCTCCGGCAGACTCCCCCCCGGGACCTCCACCACCGGACCCGCGCCCAACTCCAGCAGCCCACGCTCCTCGTCCGGGGCGAGCAGGCCGATCCGACCGACCGGCTCCTGCGGGGCGCAGCCCGCGAGGGTGTCCAGCAGCGCGATCAACCTCCGCTGGTGGTCGGCGAGTTCGTCCGCGCTCCAGCTTCGGGGCGCGCCCTTGAGCTCCACCCGGAGGTCGTTCTCGCCGCGCTGGCCGGTGATCCACAGGGCCAGCCCGGCGGTCGGCTCCGGCAGCATGTAGTGGAGCGTGGCGGGGTGCCCGGCGAAGGTCGGCGCGGCGTCGAAGACCAGGATGTTGACGACCAGCGGGGCGATCGCCCCGGGGGGGCCGGGGACGCCGAGGTCCCGGAACACGTCCTCACCGCGGTAGCGCTGGTGGGCCAGGGCGGCGTCGGCCTCGCGCGCCACCTCCGCGACGAGTTCGTGCCACGGCGTCTCCGGCCGTACGGGCAGGCGCAGGGGCACCATGTTGGAGACCGCGCCGGGCGCGGCCATCAGGGCGCGTCCGGCGCCCTCGCGCCCGGTGACGGGAAGGCCGATCAGCACGTCCCGGTCGCCGGTCAGCCGGTGCGCGTAGAGGGCCGCCGCGGCGATCAGCGGGCGGGACCAGTGGACCTCGGTCCGCGCCGCGGCGGCGTGCAGGGCGTCCACCCGGAGCACGCCCGGTTCCACCGCGGCGCGCGGGGCGCTCCCGCCCCGTGGGGCGGCGCCGGTGAGCCGGGTCGGTTCCGGGCAGTCGGCCAGCCGCTCCGTCCAGTAGCCGCGGTCGGCGGTGAACGCCTCCGAGGCGCGGTAGTCCAGGTCGCCGCGCACCAGGTCGTCCAGCGAGCGGAACGGCGACGGCGGGACCGTGCCGCCGGCGGCCAGCGCCGCGTACGTCCGGGTGAGCCGGCGCCGGACGAGGGACAGGCCGAAGCCGTCCATGACCAGGTGGTGGTAGCTCTGGTAGAGGAGGTGGCGCGTCGGGGAGAGGCTGATCAGCGCGAGGCTGAAGAGCGGGTCGCGCGCGAGGTCCAGCGGGCGCGTCCGGTCCTGGGCCATCCACGCCAGCGCCGCCGCCCGCGGGTCGGGCTCCGAGCCCAGGTCGAGCAGCCGGGGCCGCCAGTCCCAGGTCGCGCGGACGACCTGCCGGGGCTCGTCCCCGTCGTCGGTGAAGCTCACGTGCAGCGCGTCGGTCTCGTCCACCACCCGGCGCAGCGCGGCCTCGGCGAGCGCGGCGTCGACGGGGCCGTGGATCTCCAGGTAGTCGCCGACGCGGTAGGCGTCGAGCCCTGTCCCGGCGCGCTGCTCGGCGAGCCAGATCTCGCGCTGTGCCGCCGTCAGGGGAAGGGTGTCGCCGTCGCGACGGGACATGGGGGTACCTCCAGGAGTGTGGGCAGGCGTGTCGCGGGGCGCGCCGCGACACACCGACCGCCGTGCTGTCAGGCGGTGGGTGGTCGGGTGGCGCGGCTGGTGCGGTCAGGCAGCGAGTTCGCCGGCCTGGAGCTGCCAGAGGGATGCGTAGAGCCCGTGCCGGGCGAGGAGTTCGTCGTGAGTGCCCTGCTCGGCCACGACGCCGCCCTTGTCCATGACGTAGATCAGGTCGGCGTGGCGGACGGTGGAGAGCCGGTGGGCGATGACGACCATCGTCCGGTCGGCCGCGAAGGCGCGGAGGGTGTGCTGGATGGCGGCCTCGGTCGCGTTGTCCACGGCGGAGGTGGCCTCGTCGAGGATCACGACCGGTGAGTCCTTGAGGATCGCGCGCGCCAGGGCGACGCGTTGCCGCTGGCCGCCCGAGAGCGCGGCGCCGCGCTCGCCGATCACCGTGTCGTAGCCGTCCGGCAGGGACGCGATGAAGGTGTGCGCCTCGGCCATCGTGGCCGCCCGGACCACGGCCTCGTCCGAGGCCGCGAAGCGGCCGTAGCGGATGTTGTCGGCGATGGTGCCGTCGAAGAGGAAGGGGTCCTGGGCGACGAACCCGATCGCGTGGCGCAGGTCGTGCCGCGGCAGGTCCCGTACGTCGCGCCCGTCGAGCAGCACGGTGCCGGAGTCCGCGTCCTGGAACCGCATCAGCAGCCGGGCGATGGAGGTCTTGCCGGAGCCGGTGGCGCCGACGAGCGCGGTGAACCGCCCGGCGGGGATGGCCAGCGAGAGGTTCTCCAGGGCCGGCGGCCGGCCGGGGTAGGCGAAGGTCACGTTGTCGAGCACGATCTCCCCGCGCACCTTCTCGACGTCGAGCGGTTCGCCGGCCGTGTCGGCCTCGGCGGGCAGGGCGCGCAGCCGCTGGACCCGGTCGTAGGAGGTGAGGGTGCGCTGGTACTGGTCGACGATGCCGCCGAGCCGGTTCATCCGCAGCATCACCATCTGCGGCAGCCCGATCAGCGGGCTGAACACCTCGAACGGCAGGCTGCCGTTGAGCACCGACCGGCCGCCGATCAGCAGGGTCCCGGCCATCGAGCCGGTGGTGCAGACGCGGACGATCTCGCCGTGGCGGATCGTGCTCCGGTCGGTCTGCTGGTTGCTCTCCCGGGCCTCCGCGCTCAGCCGGTCGATCCGCTCGGCCTCGTAGTCCTCGGTGCAGAAGCTCTTGACGGTCGCGCCGGCCTCCAGCGTGTTCACCAGCTGGCTGTGCAGCGCGGCGCGGTGCTCCCCGGAGACGGCGTAGTCGGCCGCGGCCTTGTCCTGGTGGTGGAAGGACAGCCAGGCGATGACGGGGATGGGCAGGAACGCGATCCAGGCGATCTGCGGTGCCAGCAGCAGGAACAGCGGCACGAGGAGGGCCAGGCTGGTGCCCAGTTGCAGCACGTCGTTGGCCGAGGTCGCGAAGAAGGCGCCCAGCTGGTGGACGTCGTCGGTGAGCGCGCCGGCGATCCGGCTGGTCCGCTCGCCCTCCAGGTGCCGCAGTTCGAGGTGCTGCACGTGGGTGTACGTCCGGTTGCGCCAGTCGTGCTCGATGTCCTGGCCGAGCCGCCGCCACTGGAGGTTCGAGGAGTACGAGAGGGCCGACACGGCGGCACAGGCGGCGGCCACCAGACCGGCCAGGCACCAGAGTTGGGCGGACGCGGTGGTCAGGCCGAGGTGGACGAGCGGCGCGGCCTCGCCCTTGATGAGGACCAGCGCGGTCCAGCCGATGAAGGTGCCGAGCGCCATCTCCGCCGCCTGGCAGGCCACCGACAGCGCGGAGGCGCGGTAGAGCCGCGGGCGGTGCGGTCCGACGATCTCCAGGAGGGGGTGCCGTCCGGCCTCGCCTCCGTCTCCCGGCAGCTCGCCGGCCGCCTCGGCCATCCTGGCCCAGGCCCTCCGGATGACCGCCGCGGTCGCCACCGCCACCCCGCCGAGCGCCACCAGCTGCCTGCTCAGCGCCGACCCGCGGACCAGCGCGATCCCGGCCGCCACCCCGCCCCCGACGGCGAGCACCGGACGCACCGCTCCGCGCCCCGGGCGCGGGGCCGGCTCGCCGGCGGGCGGCGCCGGGACGGTGCGCGCCGCCGGGACCGAGCGCCCCGCCGGGGCGGAGGTCTCCACGATCCGGACGACGGCTCCGCGGACGAGCCGGCCGATGTCCGCGGCCGCCACTCGCGCGTCGTGCCGGACGAGGAGCCCGCCGGTGACCGGGTTGGCCCGCACCTCGGTGATCCCGGGAAGGCGCCGCAGGGTCGCGGCGAGGATCTCCGCCGCCCGGGGCCGTCCGAGAACCAGTCTGACGTCCCAGCGCTGGCGTCCCGGAACGACCGAACGCGGACGCACGTCCAGATCCACGGAGCGATATCCGGCTGCGGCAGCCAGCAGAGACGGCATGTGTACGATCACCTGTTTGCAGAGGTCGCACATACCGCCATGAGAACAGCGGATATATGCGGCAGAGTGGAAAACGCGGGGAAGAAAGGATGCGAAAGCACGGGGAAAGCGAGACGGCCGGCGATTTCGCGGCCGGTCACCGCGCGGGTACGTTTCTCCGGGCCCCGGCCTCGGTCCCGAATCCTTGTCCCGGACCGGCTCCGGGCCAGGGCCCAAGTCCCGCCCCGGGGCCGGCTCCCGATCCGGGCCCGAGCCGGGGCGAGGTCCGGGGGCCGGACCACGGCCCTGGTCCGCGCGGGACGGACCGTCAGCGCGCCTGGCCGGCGGCCGCGGTCCGCCGCACGGGGCGTCAGCGCGCCCCGGCGGTGTCGGCGGTCAGCCGGATTCTCGGCGTCCGCGCCGCCTCGCCCTCGGCCCGTGCGGCGGTCTCGACCCTCCCGCCCTGTGGAGCGCCGCCCCCGGCGGCCGGCCGGCCCGCACCCGTAC
This portion of the Actinacidiphila yeochonensis CN732 genome encodes:
- a CDS encoding ABC transporter ATP-binding protein/permease, with product MPSLLAAAAGYRSVDLDVRPRSVVPGRQRWDVRLVLGRPRAAEILAATLRRLPGITEVRANPVTGGLLVRHDARVAAADIGRLVRGAVVRIVETSAPAGRSVPAARTVPAPPAGEPAPRPGRGAVRPVLAVGGGVAAGIALVRGSALSRQLVALGGVAVATAAVIRRAWARMAEAAGELPGDGGEAGRHPLLEIVGPHRPRLYRASALSVACQAAEMALGTFIGWTALVLIKGEAAPLVHLGLTTASAQLWCLAGLVAAACAAVSALSYSSNLQWRRLGQDIEHDWRNRTYTHVQHLELRHLEGERTSRIAGALTDDVHQLGAFFATSANDVLQLGTSLALLVPLFLLLAPQIAWIAFLPIPVIAWLSFHHQDKAAADYAVSGEHRAALHSQLVNTLEAGATVKSFCTEDYEAERIDRLSAEARESNQQTDRSTIRHGEIVRVCTTGSMAGTLLIGGRSVLNGSLPFEVFSPLIGLPQMVMLRMNRLGGIVDQYQRTLTSYDRVQRLRALPAEADTAGEPLDVEKVRGEIVLDNVTFAYPGRPPALENLSLAIPAGRFTALVGATGSGKTSIARLLMRFQDADSGTVLLDGRDVRDLPRHDLRHAIGFVAQDPFLFDGTIADNIRYGRFAASDEAVVRAATMAEAHTFIASLPDGYDTVIGERGAALSGGQRQRVALARAILKDSPVVILDEATSAVDNATEAAIQHTLRAFAADRTMVVIAHRLSTVRHADLIYVMDKGGVVAEQGTHDELLARHGLYASLWQLQAGELAA